DNA from Sporomusaceae bacterium FL31:
GGATTAATCACAGCACGTTAGTCAGTGAATACGAAATTAAAATTTTAGGGCGTGACATTCCATTTGATGCACTGCACACTCATCGGGTTTCGATGAAATACCCCTTGTATCTTCGCGATAGTGCCTATCGGATCAGTGTCTTGAAAAATGGCGAGCCAGTCTATACGACCTGGGGCTTGCCAACACCCTATAATGATATTGAGTTTCCTGTCGACGATGCGGATGCGCATTACACGCTAAAAGTCTATCATCATGAAACATTATTTGGCTTAATACATAAAATTCGCTCTTTAAAACAAAAAATCCAGAATAAATTATAAAAAAAAACGTAGATTTCCATTTAATAGGAGGATATTTTGTTATCTAGTCGAATAGACATGTATTAGGAAAAAAATAGTAATTGTTACATTATTAATAGTATCTAGAGGGTAGGGTGAGCGAAGTATGGCTTTGGCAAGCAGTACAATCTTAATCGTAGATGACCAACCTGGTATTAGGCGCCTGCTAATGGAAGTTCTGACTGAAGAGGGGTATGCGGTGATTACGGCTTCAAACGGCTATGAGGGGCTGCAAAAAGCAAAAGAAATCGAACCTGCTCTAATCTTAATGGACATGAAAATGCCGGGAATGGACGGGATTGAGACATTACGGGAACTACGTAAAGTAGGCCAGGCCGGAAATGTTATTATGATGACCGCCTATGGTGAGCTTGAGCTGGTCAACCAGGCACGCGAACTGGGCGCGTATGCTTATATAACAAAACCGTTTGATATTATTGCTCTCTGTAGAATGGTGAGCAGCCATGTGAACGGCGAAAATCATGATCAGCATCAATTGATGATTGGCTAAAAGAAGCACCCAGCCGAGCTGG
Protein-coding regions in this window:
- the spo0F gene encoding response regulator, producing MALASSTILIVDDQPGIRRLLMEVLTEEGYAVITASNGYEGLQKAKEIEPALILMDMKMPGMDGIETLRELRKVGQAGNVIMMTAYGELELVNQARELGAYAYITKPFDIIALCRMVSSHVNGENHDQHQLMIG